In Nasonia vitripennis strain AsymCx chromosome 2, Nvit_psr_1.1, whole genome shotgun sequence, a genomic segment contains:
- the LOC103317655 gene encoding ovomucoid-like, which yields MKNFLVVLVVWNVFSTALAITNCVCDSRTVPATVSPVCSSDRKTYRNAQLVACMNTCYQTNLRIVSYGACVATVVAPTIRPTRPVIATIPTVVPLYPPDTLAPIPNPNTAGRCYCPNTGAYSPVCGSDGRTYANAGLLACYNRCYNRNLSVISCGYCPRNVCICTNTNYYSPVCGSDGRTYRNPKIVQCLNTCQNRNIAIVKYQAC from the exons atgaagaatttCCTAGTGGTACTGGTGGTTTGGAACG TGTTTTCGACAGCCTTGGCAATAACGAACTGCGTTTGCGATAGTCGGACAGTACCGGCGACAGTCTCGCCAGTATGTTCAAGCGACAGGAAGACTTACCGCAACGCCCAACTAGTTGCCTGCATGAATACCTGCTACCAAACCA ATTTAAGAATCGTATCTTACGGAGCTTGCGTCGCAACTGTTGTCGCCCCTACTATCAGACCAACCAGACCAGTCATCGCAACTATACCGACCGTAGTTCCGCTGTATCCCCCAGACACTTTAGCACCGATTCCAAATCCTAACACGGCAGGCAGGTGCTACTGCCCAAACACGGGAGCATATTCTCCGGTCTGTGGCAGTGATGGACGGACTTACGCTAACGCGGGACTGCTCGCCTGTTACAATAGATGCTACAATAGGA ACCTGTCCGTTATAAGCTGTGGATACTGTCCGAGGAATGTGTGCATCTGTACCAACACAAACTACTACAGTCCGGTTTGTGGAAGCGACGGAAGGACCTACAGAAATCCGAAGATCGTTCAATGCTTGAACACATGCCAGAACAGGA ATATAGCGATAGTGAAATACCAGGCATGCTGA